The following coding sequences lie in one Capnocytophaga stomatis genomic window:
- a CDS encoding DEAD/DEAH box helicase, producing the protein MANEIAYENQMVKGTKDKNEQEYIGESCWFDVVGNGSGDSQVINEEIELLKEKISGLRKTYLGDIYVISPFKAVADKCREALNNFENVQCGTIHTFQGKEADVVFLVLGSHPDKVGSRQWASSKPNMLNVALTRAKKRCYVIGNKELWSQQPYFSVMAETMQ; encoded by the coding sequence ATAGCCAATGAAATAGCGTACGAAAATCAAATGGTAAAAGGCACGAAAGATAAAAACGAACAAGAATATATTGGTGAATCTTGTTGGTTTGATGTTGTTGGTAATGGTTCAGGAGATAGCCAAGTTATTAATGAGGAAATTGAATTACTCAAAGAAAAAATCAGTGGATTAAGAAAAACATATTTAGGGGATATTTATGTAATATCTCCTTTTAAAGCAGTTGCAGATAAATGCAGAGAAGCATTAAATAATTTCGAAAATGTTCAATGTGGTACGATTCACACATTCCAAGGAAAAGAAGCAGATGTAGTATTCCTTGTTTTAGGAAGTCATCCAGATAAAGTTGGTTCTCGTCAATGGGCATCTTCAAAGCCTAATATGCTCAATGTGGCTCTTACTCGTGCAAAAAAACGCTGTTACGTGATTGGAAACAAAGAATTGTGGAGCCAACAGCCTTATTTTAGTGTGATGGCAGAAACGATGCAGTAA
- a CDS encoding TaqI-like C-terminal specificity domain-containing protein: MNQVAFFSNLGFDFNIDLILKTIDFGENNTLSHKLKDSVFYYKNPNNTNTSFYLVTSSLETTELEQFRKYVWNKNDADIIFYYPNEADEVRMLYAKYSPKVSNNDSVLEVFSTTEKDLDTIEKIRHWQFDSGVFWLNYHSFIDKAKYKGIDKELVATLKGLKDQLSKLLILSISDDNKRNEVIQALIDRTLYIKYLEDNHIINSYFFSHYFNDDKLNYKKLLENNSNTDINKLYKIIHEIFNNALFDQPTIDDKYLTSEVRTLIASSFNHNVNTGQLRLFDFRFDVLPVEFISYIYEVFLSEKQKKNGIYYTPKKLAQLIVDDVIKEDKIGSILDPSSGSGMFLITGYQRLLEIAQKQGLEPEDTIEKIKYRTQLLSENIFGIEKELTAQRFTLFSLSLQIFNRIDPREIKEFIANELKENKKINLFSEYSFFQNIKHANTLNTSDKPFEDKVFSYIVGNPPFFEIPNTEEFKNEISFLNSHQVAISDDTKKVAKNVVGKSQISQCFFLKIKDWSNESTRFGFVSNSSNFDNDYSEVFQFYFYSHYGIEKIYELSRVKKILFEKARESVVAIIFTNNLDENNIIDYYPVDLGLFSEKPFELLTIQEDLVINISQKGLIEKEIGLRDYLVGNEFDRIFINKFNSFSKLENYLSINNESLQGLTRKSNKEIASFLNFSITEFKNSDRKEKKKLQKEFELKNYLNETQNGDYPTPYVYEYTNINHFKIDNYDGYINLSSITKNNFQRPRDVKIFEGNKILITRVGDRIKAVYTPNNIVFSVNVFGIKVKEEGLSYFIVSLLNSYLINYIINIRDKKRFGDNLPRIDGSILKNIPIPKELDKELLIKISYLSQKLTEGKYEYSEKEQELNELIYEMYELSYWEKQRVKDYFLPKSRIGRKKKALDNYKNTLKEIVEFYFESPITIEETSTDFHLIVVKISFGNSSISPQVAKTKKYLLNEIFEQNPNANFLASQEKIFGKDCVYIIKEDINKNWTETKAFEDGQDILRHLIPNENGKRVH, encoded by the coding sequence ATGAATCAAGTAGCTTTTTTTTCTAATTTAGGTTTTGATTTCAATATCGATTTGATATTGAAAACCATTGATTTTGGAGAAAATAATACTTTATCTCACAAACTGAAAGACTCTGTATTTTATTATAAAAATCCGAATAATACCAATACCTCTTTTTACCTTGTTACTTCTTCGTTGGAAACAACAGAACTCGAACAGTTTAGAAAATATGTTTGGAATAAAAATGATGCAGATATAATTTTCTACTATCCTAATGAAGCTGATGAAGTAAGAATGTTATATGCCAAATATTCTCCTAAAGTTTCAAATAACGATAGTGTTCTAGAGGTCTTTTCAACTACCGAAAAAGATTTAGATACGATTGAAAAAATTAGACACTGGCAGTTTGATAGTGGGGTATTTTGGTTGAACTATCATTCGTTTATTGACAAAGCCAAATATAAAGGGATTGATAAAGAATTGGTTGCTACTTTGAAGGGGTTAAAAGACCAATTAAGCAAACTATTAATTCTATCAATTTCTGATGACAATAAGAGAAATGAGGTTATTCAGGCATTAATTGATAGAACGCTTTACATTAAGTATTTAGAAGACAATCATATTATTAACTCATATTTTTTTAGTCATTATTTTAATGATGATAAACTTAATTACAAAAAATTATTAGAAAACAATTCTAATACGGACATCAACAAACTGTATAAAATCATTCACGAAATATTTAACAATGCATTATTTGACCAGCCAACCATAGATGATAAATATTTGACGAGTGAGGTACGTACACTGATAGCAAGTTCTTTTAATCACAACGTAAATACAGGTCAATTAAGGTTGTTTGATTTTAGGTTTGATGTTTTACCTGTTGAATTTATAAGTTACATCTACGAAGTCTTTTTGTCTGAAAAGCAGAAAAAAAACGGCATATACTATACTCCAAAGAAATTAGCACAGTTAATTGTAGATGATGTAATAAAAGAAGATAAAATAGGTTCGATTTTAGATCCATCAAGTGGTTCAGGAATGTTTCTTATTACAGGTTATCAAAGGCTTTTGGAAATTGCTCAAAAACAAGGATTAGAACCGGAAGATACTATAGAGAAGATAAAATACAGAACACAACTTTTATCTGAAAATATATTTGGTATTGAAAAAGAGTTAACAGCCCAGCGGTTTACTTTATTTTCTCTTTCACTTCAGATATTTAATAGAATTGACCCGAGAGAAATAAAAGAATTTATAGCAAATGAACTGAAAGAAAACAAAAAAATTAATTTATTTTCAGAGTATTCATTTTTTCAGAATATAAAACACGCCAATACACTTAATACATCTGATAAACCTTTTGAAGACAAGGTGTTTTCTTATATAGTTGGAAATCCGCCATTTTTTGAAATACCTAATACAGAGGAATTTAAAAATGAAATATCATTCCTAAATTCTCATCAGGTTGCTATTTCTGATGATACTAAAAAAGTTGCAAAGAATGTTGTAGGTAAGTCCCAAATATCTCAATGCTTTTTTTTGAAAATCAAGGACTGGAGCAACGAAAGTACAAGGTTTGGATTTGTTTCAAACAGTTCTAATTTTGATAATGATTATTCAGAAGTTTTTCAATTCTATTTTTATTCCCACTATGGAATTGAAAAGATTTACGAGTTGTCAAGGGTAAAAAAGATATTGTTTGAAAAGGCGAGAGAGAGCGTTGTGGCAATCATTTTCACAAATAATCTTGATGAAAATAACATTATTGATTATTATCCTGTGGATCTGGGGCTATTTTCAGAAAAACCTTTTGAATTACTTACAATTCAGGAAGATTTAGTTATTAATATATCTCAGAAAGGCCTTATTGAAAAAGAAATAGGACTAAGAGATTATCTTGTGGGAAATGAATTTGATAGAATTTTTATAAATAAATTTAATAGTTTTTCTAAATTAGAGAACTACCTATCCATAAACAATGAAAGTCTTCAAGGCTTAACAAGAAAAAGCAATAAAGAAATTGCTTCTTTTTTGAATTTTAGTATCACTGAATTTAAAAATTCAGATAGAAAAGAAAAGAAAAAATTACAAAAAGAATTTGAGTTAAAAAATTACTTGAATGAAACTCAAAATGGCGATTATCCAACACCGTATGTTTATGAGTATACGAATATCAACCACTTTAAAATAGATAATTATGATGGCTATATAAATTTAAGTTCAATAACCAAAAATAATTTCCAAAGACCAAGAGATGTTAAAATATTTGAGGGGAACAAAATTTTAATTACAAGAGTTGGAGATAGAATAAAGGCAGTTTATACTCCTAATAATATTGTTTTTTCTGTAAATGTTTTTGGAATTAAAGTAAAAGAAGAAGGATTAAGCTATTTCATTGTTTCATTATTAAATTCATATTTAATTAATTACATTATAAACATAAGAGATAAAAAACGATTTGGAGATAACTTACCAAGAATAGATGGGAGTATTCTAAAAAACATACCAATTCCTAAAGAATTAGATAAGGAGTTATTGATAAAAATATCATATTTAAGTCAAAAATTAACAGAGGGTAAATATGAATATTCAGAAAAGGAACAAGAGTTGAATGAGTTGATCTATGAAATGTACGAATTATCATATTGGGAAAAGCAAAGAGTAAAAGATTATTTTCTTCCGAAATCAAGAATTGGAAGAAAGAAAAAGGCTTTAGATAATTATAAGAATACGCTGAAAGAAATAGTAGAGTTTTATTTTGAAAGCCCTATAACCATAGAAGAAACATCGACAGATTTTCATTTAATTGTTGTAAAAATATCGTTTGGAAATAGCTCCATTAGTCCTCAAGTTGCTAAAACGAAGAAGTATTTGCTTAACGAAATATTTGAGCAAAATCCTAATGCCAATTTTTTAGCAAGTCAGGAGAAGATTTTTGGAAAAGACTGTGTGTATATCATTAAAGAAGATATAAATAAAAACTGGACAGAAACAAAAGCCTTTGAAGATGGTCAGGACATTTTAAGACACTTAATACCTAATGAGAATGGAAAGAGAGTACATTAG